In Cololabis saira isolate AMF1-May2022 chromosome 14, fColSai1.1, whole genome shotgun sequence, a single genomic region encodes these proteins:
- the LOC133459761 gene encoding lysine-specific demethylase 6B-like isoform X2 — MRCQDGRNQLHHSESNRLYNRGDRTVDHVHNKSISKGNRPLLRIWGSKDQQFKAQNWHHSAQRPFPNQGGGGGGGGGYVTGPGQRYADWDSNIGGPRLNRNHRDPPSPAERWTSDCRRSFPGRMVNNRPGPWKRPALHQRREQLQQHSPPPPHHLSSRDGCPAKRRRDSADQPSHPGSRHVPLLVHAPSPPRHYRHNQDDWQARNDRAGPCHYSDHRTSATQQHETSKVRAGGHGFGHSEPLNPSCGGRSVHHGAREKVERKISATPADHTRVPYSQQNHHYHHQRHTSHPRAPQHSALPRTLEDKDAWSHHHRQSTETQRCHPRGNSREPSLCKKFSAESSPRLSRLCSPDGGGLRSPGPPSSPSSYTATNGPTCASDTSPCSPGDRQRGPASPGLAPNPPPGPPPESHAAPKFRCPDPKHRKSSLCSRQSPPARSDKDELKKPEHKQKDKPVKRERERDVDKAKERKRRKKNEQKRLSGKKEKRDKMKKKERKLRVTKKEKLSAIHDPPCPGEPRIRNTVTVSLSVESQGRSRPKHGHGERSEHALNRPSKKTPHPSSVLLKTTKTHAGPPKRTAPLPRNKVGRPPHAGDGPKTKPGGKFPSLLSKALRPLSRACSVSLEKTLHVKEAGRGGGLSAPELHPVPVLGNLMEMGDNLSNTPPVLSWQGSPVSDLEEDEEELKKGVICRPVLQPSPTQCFSPPPPPEDGDKEQGTPGDYSQSSTSDLCDAPRAIKTSAEEESEEKVEDGGKTPGLFLSDLHQHKTGLDDVFKSLATFLGGQRVTCRGGPFGGATTKGAKFSSSLAVAPEIQGDGDQDDPVKPPPAASSKSGDQSPPHAASDSLLKGLARPHVGEPAAGGQAPPRQDEADGDAAEKHKERDAEILLEGTDSSLLEGSLSAELTVTTTHPASFTSVITVTTKEERRSSKEVDNATANRKRKQKAKNVGRKDDVKIKKRTKQEQVRSKTNEVKDLDTSRSPPRPPADSIKGQIPQKKLTPHGTSVGSENKVDIGENTANSDTSPSITASAATITTSTAGAPPPARKAPPAAPVDPLKLKALSLGLSKQLRVILVKMEIGGRQTFNISELGEQRIPLAELSIQHTAADVVRACKGATVSGKFKESYLLPAFSVKPNLAIQTPIPREKLNPPTPSIYLESKRDAFSPVLLQFCTDPKNPVTVIRGLAGSLRLNLGLFSTKSLVEANSDQAVEVRTQVQQPADENWNLSGSTQTWPCESSRSHTTISKYAQYQASSFQESLQEEKESENEEEEEQMSDPPAATKAPLRVSNGKASPTSTTKKASSPAAISKVEQPLAPSTAGSEQKSFKKIIKFGTNIDLSDPKRWKPQLQELLKLPAFMRVESSNNMLSLVGQTILGMNTVQLYMKVPGSRTPGHQENNNFCSVNINIGPGDCEWFAVHENYWGAINTFCEKHGVDYLTGSWWPVLEDLYSSDIPVYRFIQRPGDLVWINAGTVHWVQAVGWCNNIAWNVGPLNSYQYQLALERFEWNQVKKVKSIVPMIHVTWSVARTLKITDTDTFKMIKHCLMQSIKHIQILRDQLVAAGKKISYQRRVKDEPAYYCNECDVEVFDLLFVTTESSSKKTYVVHCEDCARAKSSLLSGVVVLEQYRMEELMRTYDNFVLTPSPPSK, encoded by the exons ATGAG ATGCCAAGACGGACGCAATCAGTTGCACCATTCAGAATCCAACCGTCTTTATAACAG AGGGGACAGAACAGTAGACCATGTCCACAACAAGAGCATCTCCAAGGGGAACCGACCGCTGCTGCGAATCTGGGGCAGCAAAGACCAGCAGTTCAAGGCTCAGAACTGGCATCACAGCGCCCAGCGGCCCTTCCCCAACCAAGGCGGCGGcggtggcggcggcggcggttACGTGACGGGACCAGGACAACGCTATGCAGACTGGGACAGCAAT ATCGGGGGTCCACGTCTGAACCGCAACCACAGAGATCCGCCGTCCCCGGCCGAGAGATGGACCTCAGACTGTCGGAGGAGCTTTCCAGGCCGAATGGTGAACAACAGGCCGGGGCCTTGGAAACGGCCTGCCCTCCACCAGCGGCGGGAGCAGCTGCAGCAACACAGCCCCCCCCCACCGCACCATTTATCTTCTCGGGACGGGTGTCCCGCGAAGAGGAGAAGGGACTCGGCTGATCAA CCATCTCATCCTGGATCGAGGCATGTCCCTCTGCTCGTCCACGCCCCATCGCCACCACGCCACTACCGCCATAACCAAGACGACTGGCAGGCCCGTAACGACCGGGCAGGTCCATGCCACTACTCAGACCACAGGACCTCAGCAACACAGCAACAT GAAACCTCCAAAGTGCGAGCTGGAGGCCACGGCTTCGGTCACTCAGAACCTCTGAACCCGAGTTGTGGCGGCAGATCAGTGCATCACGGCGCCAGAGAGAAGGTGGAACGGAAGATATCGGCTACACCAGCAGACCACACCCGTGTGCCTTACAGCCAGCAAAACCACCATTACCACCATCAGCGGCACACAAGCCATCCCAGAGCCCCACAGCACAGCGCCTTGCCACGCACCCTGGAGGACAAGGACGCATGGAGCCATCACCACAGACAAAGCACA GAAACGCAACGTTGTCATCCAAGAGGAAATTCTCGGGAACCGTCTCTCTGCAAGAAATTCAGTGCCGAGTCTTCTCCCCGCCTGTCCCGACTCTGCAGTCCCGACGGTGGCGGTCTCCGAAGTCCCGGTCCCCCCTCTAGCCCGTCCTCGTACACCGCCACCAACGGCCCAACGTGCGCGTCAGACACTTCGCCGTGCAGCCCCGGCGACCGCCAGAGAGGACCAGCGAGCCCCGGCCTCGCCCCCAACCCCCCGCCCGGCCCGCCGCCCGAGTCTCACGCTGCTCCAAAGTTCAGGTGTCCAGATCCCAAACACAGGAAGAGCTCGCTCTGCTCGCGGCAGTCGCCTCCCGCCAGGTCGGACAAGGACGAGCTCAAGAAACCGGAACACAAGCAGAAGGACAAACCGGTGAAacgggagagggagagggatgtCGACAAGGCTAAggagaggaaaaggaggaagaaaaatgaGCAGAAAAGGCTGAgtgggaagaaggaaaaaagagataaaatgaagaagaaggaaaggaaattACGCGTCACAAAGAAGGAAAAGCTGTCCGCCATCCACGACCCCCCCTGCCCGGGAGAGCCCCGGATACGCAACACGGTAACCGTGTCTTTGTCCGTGGAAAGTCAAGGCCGGTCGCGTCCCAAACACGGACACGGGGAGAGGAGCGAACATGCACTAAACAGGCCGTCCAAGAAAACCcctcatccatcatcagtcctGCTGAAAACGACCAAAACACACGCCGGCCCCCCTAAACGTACGGCCCCCCTCCCCCGTAACAAGGTCGGCAGGCCCCCCCACGCAGGAGACGGACCCAAAACCAAGCCGGGCGGCAAGTTCCCGTCCCTGCTAAGCAAGGCCTTGCGTCCTCTCAGCAGGGCCTGCTCCGTTAGTTTGGAGAAGACCCTGCACGTTAAAGAAGCCGGGCGGGGCGGGGGTCTCAGCGCCCCCGAGCTCCACCCCGTTCCCGTGCTGGGAAATCTGATGGAGATGGGGGACAACCTGTCCAACACACCCCCCGTGCTCAGCTGGCAGGGCTCCCCCGTGTCGGACCTGGAAGAAGACGAGGAGGAGCTGAAAAAGGGCGTGATATGTCGGCCGGTGCTGCAGCCCAGCCCCACGCAGTGCTTCTCCCCCCCGCCCCCGCCCGAGGACGGGGACAAGGAACAAGGGACACCGGGAGATTATTCCCAGAGCAGCACGTCGGATCTCTGCGATGCACCTCGCGCAATCAAGACGTCGGCGGAGGAGGAGAGCGAGGAGAAGGTGGAGGACGGCGGGAAGACGCCCGGCCTGTTTCTCAGCGATCTCCACCAACACAAAACGGGCTTGGATGACGTCTTTAAGAGCCTCGCCACCTTCCTGGGGGGGCAGAGGGTCACGTGTCGGGGCGGGCCGTTCGGCGGGGCTACCACCAAGGGGGCCAAGTTCTCCTCTTCTCTGGCGGTGGCGCCGGAGATCCAGGGAGACGGGGATCAGGATGACCCCGTGAAACCGCCGCCCGCCGCCTCCTCCAAGTCAGGCGACCAGTCGCCGCCTCACGCCGCCTCCGACTCGCTCCTGAAAGGCCTCGCTCGGCCGCACGTGGGCGAGCCCGCGGCCGGGGGGCAGGCGCCGCCGAGGCAGGACGAGGCCGACGGCGACGCGGCCGAGAAACACAAGGAGAGAGACGCGGAGATCCTGCTGGAGGGGACGGACTCGTCTCTTCTGGAGGGCTCCCTGAGCGCCGAGCTGACGGTCACCACCACGCATCCCGCCTCCTTCACCAGCGTCATCACCGTCACCACCAAGGAAGAGAGGCGAAGCAGCAAGGAGGTGGACAACGCCACCGCaaacaggaaaagaaaacaaaaggctAAAAATGTGGGAAGAAAGGATGACGTGAAGATTAAGAAGCGGACGAAGCAGGAGCAGGTCCGGAGTAAAACTAACGAAGTGAAGGATCTGGATACGTCCAGAAGCCCCCCCAGACCCCCCGCAGACAGCATTAAGGGCCAGATTCCCCAGAAAAAACTAACTCCACACGGCACATCGGTGGGGAGTGAGAATAAGGTGGATATCGGGGAGAATACGGCAAACTCAGACACAAGCCCCTCAATCACAGCCTCGGCTGCAACCATCACTACATCCACGGCCGGGGCCCCCCCGCCAGCGAGGAAAGCCCCCCCAGCGGCTCCGGTAGACCCCCTGAAACTGAAGGCCTTGTCCCTGGGCTTATCCAAGCAGCTGAGGGTGATCCTGGTTAAAATGGAAATCGGTGGGAGGCAAACGTTCAACATCTCAGAGCTGGGGGAACAAAGAATCCCGCTGGCCGAGCTCAGCATTCAGCACACCGCCGCCGACGTGGTCAGAGCCTGCAA GGGGGCGACGGTGAGCGGGAAGTTTAAGGAGTCGTATCTACTTCCGGCCTTTTCTGTTAAGCCCAACCTCGCCATCCAGACCCCCATCCCCCGGGAGAAGCTGAACCCTCCCACACCAAGCATTTAT ttGGAGAGCAAGAGAGACGCCTTCTCGCCAGTGCTCCTCCAGTTCTGCACCGATCCCAAAAACCCTGTGACGGTCATCCGGGGCCTCGCTGGCTCCCTCCGCCTGA ACCTCGGCCTGTTCTCCACCAAGTCTCTGGTGGAGGCCAACTCCGACCAGGCCGTGGAGGTGCGGACGCAGGTCCAGCAGCCGGCCGACGAGAACTGGAACCTCAGCGGCTCCACGCAGACGTGGCCCTGCGAGAGCAGCCGCTCGCACACCACCATATCCAAGTACGCCCAGTACCAGGCCTCCAGCTTCCAGGAGAGCCTGCAG GAGGAGAAGGAAAGTGAGaacgaggaggaagaggagcagatGTCCGACCCGCCAGCCGCCACCAAGGCTCCTCTGAGAGTGTCTAACGGTAAAGCCAGTCCCACGTCCACGACCAAGAAAGCCAGCTCTCCTGCTGCCATCAGCAAGGTGGAGCAGCCGCTCGCCCCCAGCACGGCCGG CTCCGAGCAGAAGTCATTCAAGAAGATCATCAAATTCGGGACCAACATCGATCTGTCCGACCCTAAAAG GTGGAAGCcgcagctgcaggagctgctgaagCTGCCGGCCTTCATGCGCGTGGAATCCAGCAACAACATGCTGAGTCTGGTGGGGCAGACCATCCTGGGCATGAACACGGTGCAGCTGTACATGAAGGTGCCGGGCAGCCGCACGCCAG GCCACCAAGAGAATAACAACTTCTGCTCCGTCAACATCAACATCGGCCCCGGCGACTGCGAGTGGTTCGCCGTCCATGAGAACTACTGGGGAGCCATCAACACATTCTGCGAGAA GCACGGCGTGGACTACCTCACGGGGTCCTGGTGGCCCGTCCTGGAGGATCTTTACAGCTCCGACATCCCCGTGTACCGCTTCATCCAGAGGCCCGGGGACCTGGTGTGGATCAACGCGGGGACCGTGCACTGGGTCCAGGCGGTGGGCTGGTGCAACAACATCGCCTGGAACGTGGGGCCGCTGAACT CCTACCAATATCAGCTCGCCCTGGAGCGCTTTGAGTGGAACCAGGTGAAGAAGGTGAAGTCCATCGTTCCCATGATCCACGTCACGTGGAGCGTGGCCCGCACCCTCAAGATCACGGACACGGACACCTTCAAGATGATCAA ACATTGCCTGATGCAGTCCATCAAGCACATCCAGATTCTGAGGGACCAGCTGGTGGCTGCGGGGAAGAAGATCAGCTACCAGCGGCGCGTGAAGGACGAGCCCGCCTATTACTGCAACGAGTGCGAC GTGGAGGTGTTCGACCTGCTGTTCGTGACCACCGAGAGCAGCAGCAAGAAGACCTACGTGGTGCACTGTGAGGACTGCGCCCGGGCCAAGAGCTCTTTGCTGTCGGGGGTCGTGGTGCTAGAACAGTACCGGATGGAGGAGCTGATGAGAACCTACGACAACTTCGTCCTG ACTCCATCGCCTCCTTCCAAGTGA
- the LOC133459761 gene encoding lysine-specific demethylase 6B-like isoform X1, protein MYHPAELYSGRDAWDSHPAGGPHRGHWAPANARPWSHTQRCQDGRNQLHHSESNRLYNRGDRTVDHVHNKSISKGNRPLLRIWGSKDQQFKAQNWHHSAQRPFPNQGGGGGGGGGYVTGPGQRYADWDSNIGGPRLNRNHRDPPSPAERWTSDCRRSFPGRMVNNRPGPWKRPALHQRREQLQQHSPPPPHHLSSRDGCPAKRRRDSADQPSHPGSRHVPLLVHAPSPPRHYRHNQDDWQARNDRAGPCHYSDHRTSATQQHETSKVRAGGHGFGHSEPLNPSCGGRSVHHGAREKVERKISATPADHTRVPYSQQNHHYHHQRHTSHPRAPQHSALPRTLEDKDAWSHHHRQSTETQRCHPRGNSREPSLCKKFSAESSPRLSRLCSPDGGGLRSPGPPSSPSSYTATNGPTCASDTSPCSPGDRQRGPASPGLAPNPPPGPPPESHAAPKFRCPDPKHRKSSLCSRQSPPARSDKDELKKPEHKQKDKPVKRERERDVDKAKERKRRKKNEQKRLSGKKEKRDKMKKKERKLRVTKKEKLSAIHDPPCPGEPRIRNTVTVSLSVESQGRSRPKHGHGERSEHALNRPSKKTPHPSSVLLKTTKTHAGPPKRTAPLPRNKVGRPPHAGDGPKTKPGGKFPSLLSKALRPLSRACSVSLEKTLHVKEAGRGGGLSAPELHPVPVLGNLMEMGDNLSNTPPVLSWQGSPVSDLEEDEEELKKGVICRPVLQPSPTQCFSPPPPPEDGDKEQGTPGDYSQSSTSDLCDAPRAIKTSAEEESEEKVEDGGKTPGLFLSDLHQHKTGLDDVFKSLATFLGGQRVTCRGGPFGGATTKGAKFSSSLAVAPEIQGDGDQDDPVKPPPAASSKSGDQSPPHAASDSLLKGLARPHVGEPAAGGQAPPRQDEADGDAAEKHKERDAEILLEGTDSSLLEGSLSAELTVTTTHPASFTSVITVTTKEERRSSKEVDNATANRKRKQKAKNVGRKDDVKIKKRTKQEQVRSKTNEVKDLDTSRSPPRPPADSIKGQIPQKKLTPHGTSVGSENKVDIGENTANSDTSPSITASAATITTSTAGAPPPARKAPPAAPVDPLKLKALSLGLSKQLRVILVKMEIGGRQTFNISELGEQRIPLAELSIQHTAADVVRACKGATVSGKFKESYLLPAFSVKPNLAIQTPIPREKLNPPTPSIYLESKRDAFSPVLLQFCTDPKNPVTVIRGLAGSLRLNLGLFSTKSLVEANSDQAVEVRTQVQQPADENWNLSGSTQTWPCESSRSHTTISKYAQYQASSFQESLQEEKESENEEEEEQMSDPPAATKAPLRVSNGKASPTSTTKKASSPAAISKVEQPLAPSTAGSEQKSFKKIIKFGTNIDLSDPKRWKPQLQELLKLPAFMRVESSNNMLSLVGQTILGMNTVQLYMKVPGSRTPGHQENNNFCSVNINIGPGDCEWFAVHENYWGAINTFCEKHGVDYLTGSWWPVLEDLYSSDIPVYRFIQRPGDLVWINAGTVHWVQAVGWCNNIAWNVGPLNSYQYQLALERFEWNQVKKVKSIVPMIHVTWSVARTLKITDTDTFKMIKHCLMQSIKHIQILRDQLVAAGKKISYQRRVKDEPAYYCNECDVEVFDLLFVTTESSSKKTYVVHCEDCARAKSSLLSGVVVLEQYRMEELMRTYDNFVLTPSPPSK, encoded by the exons ATGTATCACCCAGCAGAGCTCTACTCTGGCCGTGATGCATGGGACTCCCATCCCGCTGGAGGACCTCACAGAGGACACTGGGCACCTGCGAATGCTCGTCCCTGGAGCCACACACAAAG ATGCCAAGACGGACGCAATCAGTTGCACCATTCAGAATCCAACCGTCTTTATAACAG AGGGGACAGAACAGTAGACCATGTCCACAACAAGAGCATCTCCAAGGGGAACCGACCGCTGCTGCGAATCTGGGGCAGCAAAGACCAGCAGTTCAAGGCTCAGAACTGGCATCACAGCGCCCAGCGGCCCTTCCCCAACCAAGGCGGCGGcggtggcggcggcggcggttACGTGACGGGACCAGGACAACGCTATGCAGACTGGGACAGCAAT ATCGGGGGTCCACGTCTGAACCGCAACCACAGAGATCCGCCGTCCCCGGCCGAGAGATGGACCTCAGACTGTCGGAGGAGCTTTCCAGGCCGAATGGTGAACAACAGGCCGGGGCCTTGGAAACGGCCTGCCCTCCACCAGCGGCGGGAGCAGCTGCAGCAACACAGCCCCCCCCCACCGCACCATTTATCTTCTCGGGACGGGTGTCCCGCGAAGAGGAGAAGGGACTCGGCTGATCAA CCATCTCATCCTGGATCGAGGCATGTCCCTCTGCTCGTCCACGCCCCATCGCCACCACGCCACTACCGCCATAACCAAGACGACTGGCAGGCCCGTAACGACCGGGCAGGTCCATGCCACTACTCAGACCACAGGACCTCAGCAACACAGCAACAT GAAACCTCCAAAGTGCGAGCTGGAGGCCACGGCTTCGGTCACTCAGAACCTCTGAACCCGAGTTGTGGCGGCAGATCAGTGCATCACGGCGCCAGAGAGAAGGTGGAACGGAAGATATCGGCTACACCAGCAGACCACACCCGTGTGCCTTACAGCCAGCAAAACCACCATTACCACCATCAGCGGCACACAAGCCATCCCAGAGCCCCACAGCACAGCGCCTTGCCACGCACCCTGGAGGACAAGGACGCATGGAGCCATCACCACAGACAAAGCACA GAAACGCAACGTTGTCATCCAAGAGGAAATTCTCGGGAACCGTCTCTCTGCAAGAAATTCAGTGCCGAGTCTTCTCCCCGCCTGTCCCGACTCTGCAGTCCCGACGGTGGCGGTCTCCGAAGTCCCGGTCCCCCCTCTAGCCCGTCCTCGTACACCGCCACCAACGGCCCAACGTGCGCGTCAGACACTTCGCCGTGCAGCCCCGGCGACCGCCAGAGAGGACCAGCGAGCCCCGGCCTCGCCCCCAACCCCCCGCCCGGCCCGCCGCCCGAGTCTCACGCTGCTCCAAAGTTCAGGTGTCCAGATCCCAAACACAGGAAGAGCTCGCTCTGCTCGCGGCAGTCGCCTCCCGCCAGGTCGGACAAGGACGAGCTCAAGAAACCGGAACACAAGCAGAAGGACAAACCGGTGAAacgggagagggagagggatgtCGACAAGGCTAAggagaggaaaaggaggaagaaaaatgaGCAGAAAAGGCTGAgtgggaagaaggaaaaaagagataaaatgaagaagaaggaaaggaaattACGCGTCACAAAGAAGGAAAAGCTGTCCGCCATCCACGACCCCCCCTGCCCGGGAGAGCCCCGGATACGCAACACGGTAACCGTGTCTTTGTCCGTGGAAAGTCAAGGCCGGTCGCGTCCCAAACACGGACACGGGGAGAGGAGCGAACATGCACTAAACAGGCCGTCCAAGAAAACCcctcatccatcatcagtcctGCTGAAAACGACCAAAACACACGCCGGCCCCCCTAAACGTACGGCCCCCCTCCCCCGTAACAAGGTCGGCAGGCCCCCCCACGCAGGAGACGGACCCAAAACCAAGCCGGGCGGCAAGTTCCCGTCCCTGCTAAGCAAGGCCTTGCGTCCTCTCAGCAGGGCCTGCTCCGTTAGTTTGGAGAAGACCCTGCACGTTAAAGAAGCCGGGCGGGGCGGGGGTCTCAGCGCCCCCGAGCTCCACCCCGTTCCCGTGCTGGGAAATCTGATGGAGATGGGGGACAACCTGTCCAACACACCCCCCGTGCTCAGCTGGCAGGGCTCCCCCGTGTCGGACCTGGAAGAAGACGAGGAGGAGCTGAAAAAGGGCGTGATATGTCGGCCGGTGCTGCAGCCCAGCCCCACGCAGTGCTTCTCCCCCCCGCCCCCGCCCGAGGACGGGGACAAGGAACAAGGGACACCGGGAGATTATTCCCAGAGCAGCACGTCGGATCTCTGCGATGCACCTCGCGCAATCAAGACGTCGGCGGAGGAGGAGAGCGAGGAGAAGGTGGAGGACGGCGGGAAGACGCCCGGCCTGTTTCTCAGCGATCTCCACCAACACAAAACGGGCTTGGATGACGTCTTTAAGAGCCTCGCCACCTTCCTGGGGGGGCAGAGGGTCACGTGTCGGGGCGGGCCGTTCGGCGGGGCTACCACCAAGGGGGCCAAGTTCTCCTCTTCTCTGGCGGTGGCGCCGGAGATCCAGGGAGACGGGGATCAGGATGACCCCGTGAAACCGCCGCCCGCCGCCTCCTCCAAGTCAGGCGACCAGTCGCCGCCTCACGCCGCCTCCGACTCGCTCCTGAAAGGCCTCGCTCGGCCGCACGTGGGCGAGCCCGCGGCCGGGGGGCAGGCGCCGCCGAGGCAGGACGAGGCCGACGGCGACGCGGCCGAGAAACACAAGGAGAGAGACGCGGAGATCCTGCTGGAGGGGACGGACTCGTCTCTTCTGGAGGGCTCCCTGAGCGCCGAGCTGACGGTCACCACCACGCATCCCGCCTCCTTCACCAGCGTCATCACCGTCACCACCAAGGAAGAGAGGCGAAGCAGCAAGGAGGTGGACAACGCCACCGCaaacaggaaaagaaaacaaaaggctAAAAATGTGGGAAGAAAGGATGACGTGAAGATTAAGAAGCGGACGAAGCAGGAGCAGGTCCGGAGTAAAACTAACGAAGTGAAGGATCTGGATACGTCCAGAAGCCCCCCCAGACCCCCCGCAGACAGCATTAAGGGCCAGATTCCCCAGAAAAAACTAACTCCACACGGCACATCGGTGGGGAGTGAGAATAAGGTGGATATCGGGGAGAATACGGCAAACTCAGACACAAGCCCCTCAATCACAGCCTCGGCTGCAACCATCACTACATCCACGGCCGGGGCCCCCCCGCCAGCGAGGAAAGCCCCCCCAGCGGCTCCGGTAGACCCCCTGAAACTGAAGGCCTTGTCCCTGGGCTTATCCAAGCAGCTGAGGGTGATCCTGGTTAAAATGGAAATCGGTGGGAGGCAAACGTTCAACATCTCAGAGCTGGGGGAACAAAGAATCCCGCTGGCCGAGCTCAGCATTCAGCACACCGCCGCCGACGTGGTCAGAGCCTGCAA GGGGGCGACGGTGAGCGGGAAGTTTAAGGAGTCGTATCTACTTCCGGCCTTTTCTGTTAAGCCCAACCTCGCCATCCAGACCCCCATCCCCCGGGAGAAGCTGAACCCTCCCACACCAAGCATTTAT ttGGAGAGCAAGAGAGACGCCTTCTCGCCAGTGCTCCTCCAGTTCTGCACCGATCCCAAAAACCCTGTGACGGTCATCCGGGGCCTCGCTGGCTCCCTCCGCCTGA ACCTCGGCCTGTTCTCCACCAAGTCTCTGGTGGAGGCCAACTCCGACCAGGCCGTGGAGGTGCGGACGCAGGTCCAGCAGCCGGCCGACGAGAACTGGAACCTCAGCGGCTCCACGCAGACGTGGCCCTGCGAGAGCAGCCGCTCGCACACCACCATATCCAAGTACGCCCAGTACCAGGCCTCCAGCTTCCAGGAGAGCCTGCAG GAGGAGAAGGAAAGTGAGaacgaggaggaagaggagcagatGTCCGACCCGCCAGCCGCCACCAAGGCTCCTCTGAGAGTGTCTAACGGTAAAGCCAGTCCCACGTCCACGACCAAGAAAGCCAGCTCTCCTGCTGCCATCAGCAAGGTGGAGCAGCCGCTCGCCCCCAGCACGGCCGG CTCCGAGCAGAAGTCATTCAAGAAGATCATCAAATTCGGGACCAACATCGATCTGTCCGACCCTAAAAG GTGGAAGCcgcagctgcaggagctgctgaagCTGCCGGCCTTCATGCGCGTGGAATCCAGCAACAACATGCTGAGTCTGGTGGGGCAGACCATCCTGGGCATGAACACGGTGCAGCTGTACATGAAGGTGCCGGGCAGCCGCACGCCAG GCCACCAAGAGAATAACAACTTCTGCTCCGTCAACATCAACATCGGCCCCGGCGACTGCGAGTGGTTCGCCGTCCATGAGAACTACTGGGGAGCCATCAACACATTCTGCGAGAA GCACGGCGTGGACTACCTCACGGGGTCCTGGTGGCCCGTCCTGGAGGATCTTTACAGCTCCGACATCCCCGTGTACCGCTTCATCCAGAGGCCCGGGGACCTGGTGTGGATCAACGCGGGGACCGTGCACTGGGTCCAGGCGGTGGGCTGGTGCAACAACATCGCCTGGAACGTGGGGCCGCTGAACT CCTACCAATATCAGCTCGCCCTGGAGCGCTTTGAGTGGAACCAGGTGAAGAAGGTGAAGTCCATCGTTCCCATGATCCACGTCACGTGGAGCGTGGCCCGCACCCTCAAGATCACGGACACGGACACCTTCAAGATGATCAA ACATTGCCTGATGCAGTCCATCAAGCACATCCAGATTCTGAGGGACCAGCTGGTGGCTGCGGGGAAGAAGATCAGCTACCAGCGGCGCGTGAAGGACGAGCCCGCCTATTACTGCAACGAGTGCGAC GTGGAGGTGTTCGACCTGCTGTTCGTGACCACCGAGAGCAGCAGCAAGAAGACCTACGTGGTGCACTGTGAGGACTGCGCCCGGGCCAAGAGCTCTTTGCTGTCGGGGGTCGTGGTGCTAGAACAGTACCGGATGGAGGAGCTGATGAGAACCTACGACAACTTCGTCCTG ACTCCATCGCCTCCTTCCAAGTGA